In Mustela erminea isolate mMusErm1 chromosome 15, mMusErm1.Pri, whole genome shotgun sequence, the following proteins share a genomic window:
- the LOC116573891 gene encoding uncharacterized protein LOC116573891 produces the protein MGSGRCGAGSGACPGKSGEPRAGARGRVTGFGTGRGAPEEGATRRAQGQGRPPAILGTGEGTSLGHADAHGSRPRSGLLGLFFCSGDLLSHRDQAQPQRPQRPAQCRSGCGVLRERPGPLHQLTWGTPKPVGQELSCPGVPAPKALASLRSSSPCDTHWIRHLGGGPGLRPDQGCHRLSGSPHPGSDGGQGGRWLRAHVLSRSCCRDGCLCVSEDACRDGEGHGEKGRAAPCWLLAPGLASAGPTESRWMGGAWGMAAARASVGGWTVRTPGHTAGSPGHPAGFAHLRLCRSLLYVMFRVLRHSRAETRLVPSEPLPSVTGSPWKSASGSNRRLEWAFTNRHTSFLRLRVSTERCVFQTGKQAQGGRALARGHAPCRQGWSASVLG, from the coding sequence ATGGGCTCAGGGCggtgtggggcagggagtggagcCTGCCCGGGGAagagtggggagcccagggcaggagccagagggagagtCACTGGCTTTGGAACTGGCCGCGGGGCCCCAGAGGAAGGGGCGACCAGGAGAGCCCAGGGTCAGGGCCGACCACCAGCCATTCTAGGCACCGGCGAAGGCACCAGCCTGGGTCATGCCGACGCCCACGGGTCCAGACCTCGGTCAGGGCTTCTCGGGCTTTTCTTCTGCTCCGGGGATTTGCTGTCGCACAGGGATCAGGCCCAGCCTCAGAGGCCCCAGAGACCCGCTCAGTGCAGATCTGGCTGTGGGGTTTTGAGGGAGAGACCAGGACCCCTCCACCAGCTGACCTGGGGGACCCCTAAGCCTGTGGGCCAGGAGCTGAGCTGTCCCGGGGTCCCTGCTCCTAAGGCACTGGCTTCTCTCAGGAGCTCCAGCCCCTGTGACACCCACTGGATCAGACACTTGGGGGGGGGCCCAGGTCTGAGGCCTGACCAGGGCTGTCACCGGCTCAGTGGCAGCCCACACCCAGGCAGTGACGGCGGCCAGGGAGGAAGGTGGCTCAGGGCACACGTGTTGTCAAGGTCCTGCTGCCGGGACGGGTGCCTCTGTGTCTCCGAGGACGCCTGCCGGGATGGGGAGGGTCACGGGGAGAAGGGCCGGGCAGCTCCTTGCTGGCTCCTAGCGCCGGGGCTCGCGTCTGCCGGCCCTACTGAGAGCAGGTGGATGGGAGGGGCCTGGGGTATGGCGGCAGCCCGAGCGTCCGTCGGCGGGTGGACCGTGAGGACGCCGGGACACACAGCAGGGTCTCCAGGCCACCCCGCGGGCTTTGCTCATCTCAGGCTGTGCCGTTCTCTGCTGTACGTCATGTTCCGGGTGCTTCGGCACAGCCGCGCGGAAACCCGACTCGTTCCTTcagaacctctgccttcagtgacGGGGTCTCCCTGGAAATCAGCGTCTGGGAGCAATCGGCGCCTGGAATGGGCTTTTACTAACCGTCACACCTCGTTTCTGAGGCTCCGTGTAAGCACGGAACGCTGCGTGTTCCAGACGGGGAAACAGGCACAGGGAGGCCGGGCACTTGCCCGAGGTCACGCCCCTTGCAGGCAGGGCTGGTCTGCGAGTGTACTGGGGTGA